CACCGCCGAGACTGTGCGGGACGCCGCGCGCGAGCTCGGATACCGGCCGAATCTCGCCGCCCGCAATCTGCGGCTCGGGCGGACCAGGACCGCCCTGCTCGTCGTCCCGGCCCTCACCAACGAGTTCTTCGCCCGCGTCTACGCGGGCGCGGCCACCGTCGCCGCCGAGCACGGATTCGGCGTGGTCCTCTACCCGTCCCCCGAGGGCGTCGGCCCCGCCAAGGACCCCTTCGCCTCGGCTCGGGCCGCGCTCGACGGGGTGATCGCCTCCTCCATGGCCGCCGAGGCGCTCACCGCCATCCGCGGCACGGACCTCCCGCTGGTGATGCTCGACAGCGACCCGGCCGACGCCGGCGCCGCAGCGCACGTGAACCTCGATATCGCCGACGGCATGCGGCAGATGACGGACCATCTCCTGACACTGGGCCACCGTCGCTTCGTCCATCTCGCCTCGGCCGTGACCTCCTGGACCTTCGACGTACGGGCCGGCGCGCTTCACGAGGTGCTCCGCGGGGTCCCCGACGCCGTCGTGCGGACCGTGCCCGCGCCCCTGGACGTCGGCGCCGCCCGCGAGGCCGTCGAGCGGGAGCTGAGCCGCCCCGGGCCGCGCCCCACCGCCATCGTCTGCGACGACGACATCCTGGCCGCCGGGGCCTGCAAGGCCGTACGCCGACACGGTCTGCGGGTGCCCGATGACGTGTCCGTCACCGGCTTCGACGACCTCGCGCTCGCCACCGCCGTGGAGCCCGAGCTCACCACCGTGAGCCTGCCCGCGGAACGGGTCGGCGAGCGCGGCATGTCCGCGCTGCTCGCGGTCCTCGAAGGCCGCCCGCCCGCGGAGGGCGACCTCCCGGTGCGACTCGTCGTACGCGACTCGTCGGCACCCCCCTCGCCCGCTTGATCCAGCCCGTGACCAGCGGCCTTGAGCCGGTGGGACCCGCCGTGGAACGATCACGATCATGATGAGTACGGCCGAGGTCCCGATCGGCGCGACGCCGATCAGGACGGTCCCCGCGGCCCTGAGCACGCGCAACAGACGGCTGCGCCCCGGAACGCACGGAGCGGTCCGGGGCGCAGCCGTGCCGGCACTCGGGGCTACTCCCCGGCCTCTTCCGTCTCCTCGGTGTCCGACGGCGCGTCCGTCGGCGTCGACGCGGCACCGTCGGCCTCAAGGAGCCGCGACAGCTGCCGCCCGACGATGCGCTTGAACTTCCGCTGCTGAGGACGCGTACGGTCCAGGACCGCCACCTCGAGCCGCTCCGCGGGAATCTCCCGGTCATTGCCGTTGGTCTGGTTGGACAGGGCCTGTACGGCCAGCTTCAGCGCCTCCGCGAGGGACATCCCGTCGCGGTGCCGCTGGTCGAGGAAGGTGCTGATCTGCTCCGCGCTGCCACCGACCGCGACCGAGCCGTGCTCGTCCACGATCGATCCGTCGTGCGGCAGCCGGTAGATCTGGTCACCTTCGGGAGTGGCACCGACCTCGGCGACGACCAGCTCCACCTCGTACGGCTTCTCGGCCGCGCTGGAGAAGATCGTGCCCAGCGTCTGGGCGTAGACATTCGCGAGACCACGGGCGGTCACATCGTCACGGTCATAGGTGTATCCGCGCAGGTCGGCGTAGCGCACGCCGCCGATCCGCAGGTTCTCGTACTCGTTGTACTTACCGGCGGCGGCGAAGCCGATCCGGTCGTAGATCTCGCTGAACTTGTGCAGCGCACGGGACGGGTTCTCACCGACGAAGACAATGCCGTCGGAGTACTGCAGCACAACGAGGCTGCGACCACGGGCGATGCCCTTGCGGGCGTATTCCGCCCGGTCGGCCATGGCCTGCTGGGGTGAGACATAGAACGGCGTCGACACCGGCTATCCGTCCCTTTCTGTCAGTGGCATGTCGGTCGGAAGAAGGGGCCGTCAGAGCAGCGCGGCGCGCGGGCCGTCGGGCTGTTCCAGGCGTCGCTCCAGGATCGAGCGGGCGACCTCCGAGGACTCGGCCTCGGTGAGCTTGCGGAACCCCTCGTCGCTGATGACGGTCACGATCGGATAGATCCGCCGGGCCACATCGGGGCCGCCGGTCGCCGAGTCGTCGTCGGCCGCGTCGTACAGCGCCTGGATGACCAGGGTGATGGCCTGCTGCTCCGTCAGGTCTTCGCGGTAGAGCTTCTTCATCGATCCACGGGCGAAGATCGAACCGGATCCGGTCGCCGCGAAGCCGTGCTCCTCGGAGCGGCCGCCCGTCACGTCGTACGAGAAGATGCGGCCCTTCTCGCGGTCGACGTCGTATCCCGCGAAGAGCGGCACCACGGCCAGGCCCTGCAAGGCCATGCCGAGGTTGCTGCGGATCATGGTGGAGAGCCGGTTGGCCTTGCCCTCCAGGGAGAGCTGGGCGCCTTCGACCTTCTCGAAGTGCTCCAGCTCCAGCTGGAAGAGCTTGACCATCTCCACCGCGAGGCCGGCAGTGCCGGCGATGCCCACGGCCGAGTACTCGTCGGCCGGGAAGACCTTCTCGATGTCGCGTTGCGCGATCATGTTGCCCATGGTCGCCCTGCGGTCACCGGCGAGCACCACACCGCCGGGGAACGTCGTCGCGACGATGGTCGTGCCGTGCGGTGCCTCGATGGCCCCCTGGATGGGCGGCAGGACCCGCCGGCCGGGCAGTGTCTCCGGCGCGTGCTGACCCAGAAAGTCCATGAACGAGGACGAGCCGGGCGTCAGGAAGGCTGCCGGCAGACGCCCGGTGCTACGAGGGTTGGCTTCCACGCGTTTCCTTCCGGATTGGCGGCGGCCCGCCATGTCAGGCGCGGGCCGATCTTTCGAACTGTGCACGGACATTACCCGCGCCGTGGCCTGTCATCCGCCCCGGTGCCGACGGCTTTCGCCGACGGCCCGAGGACGGACAACAGGGGGTACCCCCAACAAAGTTCGGGGTCGCTACTCTCCGCCCTTTTGGACGAAGGACCTCACGAAATCCTCTGCGTTCTCCTCGAGGACGTCGTCGATCTCGTCCAGTACGGAGTCGACGTCGTCCGAGAGCTTCTCCTGGCGCTCCTTGAGATCCTCGGAGGCCTGCGCTTCCTGCGCCTGCTCCTCGACCTCCTCAGTGGAACGCGTGGCCTTCTGCTGTCCGCCGCCGGTGTCCTTGGTCGCCATATCCCTCACCCCGCTCGGTTTGCCCTGACGTGAGTTCCTTCGGTCAAGATCAGACCCTACAAGCAGGGTCCGACATCGGCCCCGCACTTGCCTCAACGTCCGGGTACCACCTCGATGATTCCCGGCCGAGAACCATTTCAGCCGCCGGACAGCACCCGGACCAGGTCTTCCGCGGTGCGGCACCTGTCCAGGAGCTCCTTGACGTGATTACGCGTTCCGCGTAGCGGCTCCAGGGTTGGCACCCGCTGCAGCGAGTCACGGCCCGGCAGATCGAAGATGACCGAGTCCCAGGAGGCCGCGGCCACATCGTCCGCGTACTGCTCCAGACAGCGACCGCGGAAATACGCACGGGTGTCCTCGGGCGGCTTTGTCTCCGCCCGCACGACCGCCGGCTCGTCCAGCAGCCGCTTCATCTTCCCGCGGGCCGCCAGACGGTTGTACAGGCCCTTCTCGGGCCGTACGTCGGCGTACTGGAGGTCCACCAGGTGCAGCCGTGCCGCGTCCCACTCCAGGTTGTCACGCCGCCGGTAGCCCTCCATGAGCTCCTTCTTGGCGATCCAGTCCAGCTCCCCGGACAGGCTCATGGGGTCGTTCTCGAGCCGGTTGAGCGTGTCCTCCCAGCGGATCAGGACATCCCTGGTCTGCTCGTCGGCGTCCGAGCCGTAGCGCTCCTCGACGTACTTCCGCGCCAGCTCGAAATACTCCATCTGGAGCTGGACCGCGGTGAGTGTCCGGCCGCTGCGCAGCGTGACCAGACGTTTCAGGGTCGGGTCGTGGGAGACCTGGTGCAGGGTGCGCACCGGCTGGTCGACGGCCAGGTCCACCGCGATGAAGCCGTCCTCGATCATGGAGAGGACCAGGGCCGTGGTGCCCAGCTTCAGATAGGTCGAGATCTCGGACAGATTCGCGTCGCCGATGATCACATGGAGCCGGCGGTACTTCTCGGCGTCGGAGTGGGGCTCGTCGCGGGTGTTGATGATCGGCCGCTTGAGAGTCGTCTCCAGGCCGACCTCGACCTCGAAATAGTCGGCTCGCTGGCTGATCTGGAAGCCGTGCTCATGGCCGTCCTGGCCGATTCCGACCCGTCCGGCGCCGGTGACGACCTGGCGGGAGACGAAGAACGGCGTCAGGTGGCGCACGATGTCCGAGAAGGCGGTCTCCCGCTTCATCAGGTAGTTCTCGTGGGTCCCGTAGGACGCGCCCTTGTTGTCGGTGTTGTTCTTGTAGAGATGGATCGGCTGGGCGCCGGGGAGCTGGGCCGCGCGCTCGGCGGCCTCCGCCATGATCCGCTCGCCGGCCTTGTCCCAGAGCACGGCGTCACGGGGGTTGGTGACCTCCGGAGAGCTGTATTCCGGGTGTGCATGGTCGACGTACAGCCGCGCGCCATTGGTGAGGATCACATTGGCCAGGCCGATGTCCTCGTCGGTGAGCTGGCTGGAGTCGGCGGCCTCGCGGGCGAGATCGAAGCCGCGGGCGTCCCGCAGCGGATTCTCCTCCTCGAAGTCCCAGCGGGCGCGCCGCGCCCTGTGCATCGCCGCCGCGTAGGCGTTGACGATCTGGGACGAGGTGAGCATGGCATTGGCGTTCGGGTGGCCCGGGACGGAGATGCCGTACTCCGTCTCGATGCCCATTACTCGCCGTACGGTCATGCGGCCCTCCTTGCCCGGCGGCGCTCCCCTCCGGGAACGGCGCTCAAGTACCGCTGTCTCTCCGGTGCGTGTGCGGTGCCCGTCCCCGCACTGCGCGACGCGGCGGTACCGAAGAGCCTAGAACGCCTCTGCGCTGGTGGGGAGATCAATTTCGCCATTGCTCCGGTATGGCCGGACCTTCTCAGAAAGCAACCGGCTGCGGATGCCCGTCCCCCTGCCTTCGGCGGGGGGACCCCCAGCATCCGCAGCCGGTCTGCGTTCTACAGGTACTGGCCTGTGTTCGCCACCGTGTCGATGGAACGTCCGGTGTCCGCGCCCTGCTTTCCGGTGACAAGGGTGCGGATGAAGACGATCCGCTCGCCCTTCTTGCCGGAGATCCGGGCCCAGTCGTCCGGGTTGGTGGTGTTCGGCAGGTCCTCGTTCTCCTTGAACTCGTCCACGCAAGCCTGGAGGAGATGGGAGACCCGAAGGCCCTTCTGGTTCTGGTCGAGGAAGGCCTTGATGGCCATCTTCTTGGCCCGGTCGACGATGTTCTGAATCATCGCGCCGGAGTTGAAGTCCTTGAAGTACAGGACTTCCTTGTCGCCGTTGGCGTACGTGACCTCGAGGAAGCGGTTCTCCTCGGACTCCGCGTACATCTGCTCGACGACCGACTGGATCATCGCGTGCACGGCGGCATCCTTGGAGCCGCTGTGCTCGGAGAGGTCGTCCCCGTGCAGGGGCAGCGAAGCCGTCAGGTACTTGGCGAAGATGTCCTTCGCGGCCTCCGCGTCCGGACGCTCGATCTTGATCTTGACGTCGAGCCGGCCGGGCCGCAGGATCGCGGGGTCGATCATGTCCTCGCGGTTGGAGGCGCCGATGACGATGACGTTCTCCAGGCCCTCCACACCGTCGATCTCGGCGAGCAGCTGCGGGACGATGGTGTTCTCCACGTCCGAGCTGACACCGGAACCACGGGTGCGGAAGAGGGATTCCATCTCGTCGAAGAAGACGATCACGGGGGTACCCTCGCTCGCCTTCTCCCGGGCACGCTGGAAGACCAGGCGGATGTGCCGCTCGGTCTCGCCGACGTACTTGTTGAGGAGCTCGGGGCCCTTGATATTGAGGAAGTAGCTCTTCCCCGCGGGCTGGCCGGTCACCTCGGCGACCTTCTTGGCAAGGGAGTTGGCGACGGCCTTGGCGATGAGCGTCTTGCCGCAGCCGGGCGGACCGTAGAGCAGGATGCCCTTCGGCGGCCGCAGTTCGTGCTCCTTGAAGAGGTCCGGGTGGAGGTACGGGAGCTCGACCGCGTCGCGGATCATCTCGATCTGGCCGCCCAGACCGCCGATCTTCTCGTAGTCGACGTCCGGGACCTCTTCGAGGACGAGCTCTTCGACCTCGCTCTTGGGCACCACTTCATAGACGTAGCCGGAGCGGGGTTCGAGCAGCAGGGCGTCGCCGGGACGGATGGTGATGTCCAGCAGCGGCTCCGCGAGCCGCACCACCCGTTCCTCGTCGGTGTGCCCGACCACCAGGGCGCGCTCGCCGTCCTCGAGGATCTCCTTGAGGGTGACGATGTCCCCGGCACGCTCGTACTCCATGGCCTCGACCACGTTGAGCGCTTCGTTGAGCATGACTTCCTGGCCGCGCCGGAGCTCGTCGAGCTCGACGCTGGGGCTGACATTCACCCGGAGCTTGCGGCCCCCGGTGAAGATGTCGCAGGTGCCGTCCTCATTTGACTGCAGGAAGACACCGAAGCCGGCCGGCGGCTGTGCGAGCCGGTCGACCTCCTCCTTGAGAGCCACGATCTGGTCGCGGGCCTCACGGAGTGTATTGGCGAGCCGCTCGTTCTGTGCGGACACGCCGGCCAGGTTTGTCTGCAGCTCGACGATCCGCTCTTCGAGAATCCTCGTATGGCGCGGAGAGTCGGCGAGCTTGCGGCGCAGGACGGCGATTTCCTGCTCGAGATAGGCAACCTGGCCGGCTGGGTCTTCAGACCCCCGCCCCGGCCGGATGCCGCGGTTGATGTCGTCGTCGTGGGCTGCCACGGTCCTCACCTCCTCCAAGGGGAGCTGGACGCTTCCTGACCCTACCTGGGTGGGTAGTGATTGAAACCCCTAGATCACAAAGACGGTAGAGGTGTGTCCGATCTTCACCCTTGCGCTCTCCCTCCTGCCAGGGGAATACCCACCCATCAACATCGGAAAGCGGGCGGAGGTATCGTCAAAGCGTTCAACACCCGTCAGGGCTGGCACGACTTGCTTCACATTGCTACACCCGACGAAGGAAACGGCAGGAGATATGACCGTGCAGCACGAGGCCCCCACCGGCGGCGCCGCGGATGCCCTGGAGGTCTGGATCGACCAGGACCTCTGCACCGGGGACGGGATCTGTGCGCAGTACGCACCGGAGGTCTTCGAGCTCGACATCGACGGGCTGGCGTATGTGAAGAGCACGGACGACGAACTGCTCCAGAACCCGGGCGCCGTGGCGCCCGTACCGCTTCCGCTCCTGAGGGATGTCGTGGACTCCGCGAAGGAGTGCCCGGGCGACTGCATCCATGTACGTCGCGTTTCGGACAGGGTCGAAGTCTACGGCCCCGACGCAGGGTGACGGATCACACACTCCACGCTCAGGCCTGGGCGGTGCGGACGAACTTCCCGCCCTGCCACTGCCACTTGACCTTCTCCTGCTCGTCGGGACAGCAGCTCGGCACATTTGGCGAGGAGTAGCCGAGCAAGGTCGCCGTAATCACTCCGTCACGTACGGCGAAGTCCCCGACGCTCAGCTTCTGCGCGGGCTCCAGCAGCGTCGCGACCACGCGCGGTACGGTCCCATCACCCTGCGTCAGTACGAAGATTCCGCTCGGCGGGGTGCCGGAACCGGCGTCGCAGCGGGCCACGGCCACGGTCTCGGGGCTGCCGTCGCCGTCGAGATCGCCCGAGGCCTTCTTGGTCACCACGCTCTGCACGCCGCCGCATTCCAGCGGGAGCCGCGCTGTGGCCGGGTCGGGGGCCGGCGCCGGCGCCGCGGCGGTGCCGGTGCGCGGCTGGCCCGCCTGGGAGGCGGCCTGCGCCCTGGGCTGCAGCAGTCCGGCGGCAGCGACGACCGCGGCCATCGCCGTCGCGGTGGCCAGCCAGTGCACCGGGCGGGCGTGGGTGTGC
The Streptomyces lunaelactis genome window above contains:
- a CDS encoding LacI family DNA-binding transcriptional regulator, with the translated sequence MSHGSHQDRPAEPGQRPGPAADRIVPPSRGDGGISRPTSRDVARVAGVSQATVSLVLGDKWRGRVSERTAETVRDAARELGYRPNLAARNLRLGRTRTALLVVPALTNEFFARVYAGAATVAAEHGFGVVLYPSPEGVGPAKDPFASARAALDGVIASSMAAEALTAIRGTDLPLVMLDSDPADAGAAAHVNLDIADGMRQMTDHLLTLGHRRFVHLASAVTSWTFDVRAGALHEVLRGVPDAVVRTVPAPLDVGAAREAVERELSRPGPRPTAIVCDDDILAAGACKAVRRHGLRVPDDVSVTGFDDLALATAVEPELTTVSLPAERVGERGMSALLAVLEGRPPAEGDLPVRLVVRDSSAPPSPA
- the prcB gene encoding proteasome subunit beta encodes the protein MEANPRSTGRLPAAFLTPGSSSFMDFLGQHAPETLPGRRVLPPIQGAIEAPHGTTIVATTFPGGVVLAGDRRATMGNMIAQRDIEKVFPADEYSAVGIAGTAGLAVEMVKLFQLELEHFEKVEGAQLSLEGKANRLSTMIRSNLGMALQGLAVVPLFAGYDVDREKGRIFSYDVTGGRSEEHGFAATGSGSIFARGSMKKLYREDLTEQQAITLVIQALYDAADDDSATGGPDVARRIYPIVTVISDEGFRKLTEAESSEVARSILERRLEQPDGPRAALL
- a CDS encoding ferredoxin, which translates into the protein MTVQHEAPTGGAADALEVWIDQDLCTGDGICAQYAPEVFELDIDGLAYVKSTDDELLQNPGAVAPVPLPLLRDVVDSAKECPGDCIHVRRVSDRVEVYGPDAG
- the dop gene encoding depupylase/deamidase Dop; its protein translation is MTVRRVMGIETEYGISVPGHPNANAMLTSSQIVNAYAAAMHRARRARWDFEEENPLRDARGFDLAREAADSSQLTDEDIGLANVILTNGARLYVDHAHPEYSSPEVTNPRDAVLWDKAGERIMAEAAERAAQLPGAQPIHLYKNNTDNKGASYGTHENYLMKRETAFSDIVRHLTPFFVSRQVVTGAGRVGIGQDGHEHGFQISQRADYFEVEVGLETTLKRPIINTRDEPHSDAEKYRRLHVIIGDANLSEISTYLKLGTTALVLSMIEDGFIAVDLAVDQPVRTLHQVSHDPTLKRLVTLRSGRTLTAVQLQMEYFELARKYVEERYGSDADEQTRDVLIRWEDTLNRLENDPMSLSGELDWIAKKELMEGYRRRDNLEWDAARLHLVDLQYADVRPEKGLYNRLAARGKMKRLLDEPAVVRAETKPPEDTRAYFRGRCLEQYADDVAAASWDSVIFDLPGRDSLQRVPTLEPLRGTRNHVKELLDRCRTAEDLVRVLSGG
- the prcA gene encoding proteasome subunit alpha encodes the protein MSTPFYVSPQQAMADRAEYARKGIARGRSLVVLQYSDGIVFVGENPSRALHKFSEIYDRIGFAAAGKYNEYENLRIGGVRYADLRGYTYDRDDVTARGLANVYAQTLGTIFSSAAEKPYEVELVVAEVGATPEGDQIYRLPHDGSIVDEHGSVAVGGSAEQISTFLDQRHRDGMSLAEALKLAVQALSNQTNGNDREIPAERLEVAVLDRTRPQQRKFKRIVGRQLSRLLEADGAASTPTDAPSDTEETEEAGE
- a CDS encoding ubiquitin-like protein Pup yields the protein MATKDTGGGQQKATRSTEEVEEQAQEAQASEDLKERQEKLSDDVDSVLDEIDDVLEENAEDFVRSFVQKGGE
- the arc gene encoding proteasome ATPase: MAAHDDDINRGIRPGRGSEDPAGQVAYLEQEIAVLRRKLADSPRHTRILEERIVELQTNLAGVSAQNERLANTLREARDQIVALKEEVDRLAQPPAGFGVFLQSNEDGTCDIFTGGRKLRVNVSPSVELDELRRGQEVMLNEALNVVEAMEYERAGDIVTLKEILEDGERALVVGHTDEERVVRLAEPLLDITIRPGDALLLEPRSGYVYEVVPKSEVEELVLEEVPDVDYEKIGGLGGQIEMIRDAVELPYLHPDLFKEHELRPPKGILLYGPPGCGKTLIAKAVANSLAKKVAEVTGQPAGKSYFLNIKGPELLNKYVGETERHIRLVFQRAREKASEGTPVIVFFDEMESLFRTRGSGVSSDVENTIVPQLLAEIDGVEGLENVIVIGASNREDMIDPAILRPGRLDVKIKIERPDAEAAKDIFAKYLTASLPLHGDDLSEHSGSKDAAVHAMIQSVVEQMYAESEENRFLEVTYANGDKEVLYFKDFNSGAMIQNIVDRAKKMAIKAFLDQNQKGLRVSHLLQACVDEFKENEDLPNTTNPDDWARISGKKGERIVFIRTLVTGKQGADTGRSIDTVANTGQYL